TGCAGGTCGATGCGTCGAGCGCGGTGCGGGCGGCCGAGTTCGTCATCCAGCCGCCGCCGGGAGCGAGGACGGCGGGCGGCGCCGTGGCGAGCTCGCGCGCGAGGTCGGCTTCGGCGGCGCGGAACGCGGCTTCACCGAGGATGGCGAACTGGTCCGCCACGCTAAGTCCGGTGCGCGCGACGAGTTCGACGTCGAAGTCGACGAACGGAACGCCGAGTTGACGCGCGGTGAGTCGGCCGACCGTGCTCTTGCCGGCGCCGGGGAGGCCGACGAGGGCGACGTGGTAGGCGGGCGCGTTCATGCCAGGCTCACGCATCGACCGGGGTGCGTTCGGGCGCCACGGGTGCGGCCGACACCGCGGGGACGCGCGTGGCGACGTGGGCGAGGTAGCCGTCGAGGTTGCGGCGGAGTTCGCCGAGTGAGTCGCCGCCGCACTTTTCGAGGAGGGCCTGGGCGAGGACGAAGGCCGTCATCGCTTCGGCGATCACGCCCACGGCGGGGACGGCGGTGACGTCGCTGCGTTCGACCGAGGCGGCCGCGGGCTCGCCGGTGCGGACGTCGATCGTGCCGAGCGGGCGCATGAGGGTGCTGATCGGCTTCATCGCGACGCGGAGGACGAGTGGCTCGCCGGTGGTGATGCCGCCCTCAAGTCCACCGGCGCGATTGCTGGCGCGGCGGGGGGTGCCGTTGCCGCCCGACGTGGCGTGTTGCTGGACGATCGAGTCGTGGACCGCGGAGCCCGGGTGGCGGGCGGCGTCGAAGCCGAGTCCGATCTCGACGCCCTTGACGGCCGGGATCGACATGAGGGCTTGCGCGAGGCGGCCGTCGAGCTTGCGGTCCCAACTGACATGGGCGCCGAGTCCGACGGGGAGGCCCTGAACGACGACCTCGCAGATGCCACCGAGCGTGTCGCCGGCGGCTTTGGCCTCGTCGACGCGGGCGATCATCGCCTGTTCGGCGTCGGGGTCGAGGGTGCGGAGCGGGGACTGGTCGGCGACCGCGTTGATGTCGACGGGCCAGGTGGCCGGTGCCGCCGCGTCGAGACCGCCGAGGTGGACGAGGTGGCTGGCGACGCGGACGCCGCATTCGGCGAGGAGGCGTTTGCAAACAGCGCCGGCGGCGACGCGGGCCGTCGTTTCGCGGGCGGAGGCGCGTTCGAGGATGTCGCGAGCGTCGGTGCGGTCGTACTTGAGCAGGCCGACGAGGTCGGCGTGGCCTGGGCGGACGCGGGTGACGGCGCGGGCGCGGAGCGCGGGCCGGCCTGCGTCGTCGGCGTCTTCCGGGCGGGGGGCCGGGTCCATGATCGCGTCCCAGTTGCGCCAGTCGGCGTTGCGGACGAGCATGGCGATCGGGGCGCCGGTCGTTTCGCCAGCGCGGACTCCGGCGAGGAACTCGATGTGATCGCGTTCGATCTGCATGCGGCGGCCGCGGCCGTAGCCCTGCTGGCGGCGGGCGAGCTCCGCGTCCACGTCGGCCGCGAGGAGCGGCAGGCCTGCGGGGACCCCTTCGACGAGCGCCACGAGGGCCTGGCCGTGGGATTCGCCGGCGGTGGTGAAGCGGAGGTGAGGCATCGCGGGGGCTGGGGCGTGGGAGCGGGCCGAAGAAGGTAACGCGGCCGGCCGTCTGGGTAGGGCTGTTTCGTTGCGGGGTGGGGCGGCGTGTTGCGGGGCGGGCGGTCTTCAGCTGCCGAGGAGGAGCGAGACGAGCAGCGTCGCGATGAGGCCGAACGCGGCGACGACAAAATAGACTCCGGTCAGGAGTGCGACCTTCGCGGTCGTTCGCGCGCGGGACTCCCGACCGGTGCCGTAGACGCGGCGCGTGGCGAGCCACAGGTAGACGAGCGTCCATACCGTCGGGACTAACGCCAGCCGTCCGGGGACGACGCGGGCCGCGGCGATCGCGATCAGCCCCTGGGCGTGCGTGTGCCAGGCGAAGACGACGTGCTCCGCGTAGAACAGCCGCGCGCCGCGCCACAACAGCGAGCACAGGAACGCGAACACCGGCACGAGCAGTGAGAGAGCCGTGCCGAGGTGGCCGAGGAACAGCCCTTCGAGCCACCGGCTCGCGTCGGCCGACGAGCGTCGGTCGATCTCGTCCTGTCGCTCACGGATGCTGCGCGCGATGCGCGCGCGTACCGAGTTCCCCTGCGGGACGGCGTCGGCTCGCTTCACCGGCCACTCGCCGTAGAACTTCACGATGTCGGCGACGGCGAAGTTGAGTCGCGTCGTGTCGGGAGGCGCGGCGGGCGCTCCTGCGGTCGCGGCTCGACGCGCGGGGGCCGTCTGCGGTCGCGTTTCGCTTGCCCGCGTGATGTGGACGATGCTCTGGCCGCCGGGGAGTGGCGCGCGGAGTGCGAGGAAGAGGAGCGCGCTCGCGAGGAGGTAGAGCTGGAAGGGCGAGAGGTACCGCTTGCGGCGCCCGGCGAGGGACTCGCGGGTGAGGGCACCCGGACGGGCGAGGAGGAGGCCGAACGTCGCCGGGATCTTGTGGTCCCAACCCGTGAGCGACTCGAACAGGTCGCTCGCGAAGGTGTGGAGTGGGCGGTGAAAGTCGCGTTGCGCCTGCCCGCAGTCTGGGCAGTACGCACGCGGCGACGCGGCGCCGCAGTTCGGGCACCGCGTCTCACAAGGCGCGGGGTCGGGCGCTGGCGGGTGGCGGTCGAGGGCGGCCGCGGTCGCACCGTCGACTGACGGAGGGGCGAGCTGGGGCACGCCCAATCTTACTACCCGCGGGTATAGCGGGCCGGCGGAGGGGCGCGTCGGACGGCAGCCGGCGCGCCCCTCCGCCTCACCGACTCACGAGCATCCCGACCGGATTGGCTGCGCGACGGGGACGACGATCACGCCCGAGCGCGCGGCGCCGACGAGGACGAGGTCGCCGTTGGCGCGGACCGAGGCGCGGATCGGGCCGACGATCGGGTCGCGGACCGGGATCGTGCGGACGCGTTGATAGCAGTACGTGTCGTAGATCTCGATCTGGGGCAGCTGTGATGCCGAGAAGGCGTAGCGGGTGCCGGGGGGCGAGTTCCCGCCCGTATTACGGGGGTGGAAGTCGAAGCCGGCGTTCGGGCCGCCGCTCGTCTGGAGGAGGCCCTGGAGGCGGAGCGTCGGGTCGAGGAGGTACGTCGAATCGCCGCGGACGGCGCCGAGCCCGCCATCGAAGTTGATCGCGACGCCCGAGACGCGGGCGTAGCTGTTGGCGATGAAGTCGGAGACGTCGAAGGCGCGCGAGACGCCGAGGTCCGTGACCGGGGTCGAAAGGGTGTAGGTGTTGTTCGAGAGGACGTCGGTGACCGAGGAGGCGAGTCCGCGCGCGGCGTCGTAGAGGAGGGTGCGGCTTCCGAGCACCGGACCGCCCTCGCCGAAGATGGCGCGGCCGAAGTTGCCCGAGCTGCGGACGAAGGTGGTGTCGCGGAAGCCGAGCTTCGACAGGTCGACAACGACCGAGTACGTGGTTGGCGCGCCGGTGAGCGCGTTCGTGGCGGGCTGCTGGTAAGGAACCAGCGTCGAGTCGTGGCCTACGCCCTGGGCGGCGTAGCGGACGACGAGGAGCGTGTCCCAGTGGCCTTGCGCGAGCCCGGTCGCCTGCTCGAAGAAGAGGTGCGACGAGTGGCGGACGAGGTTTTCCCAGCGGATCGTGCCCGCGTTCGGGAACGGGGACGACTGGCCGCCCGTGGGGGTGGTCGAGTAGACGAGGATCGGTTCGGCGCAGCCGTTGCCGGTCGACGCGGAGCCGCTGCAGGTCGTGGCGAGGAACTGCGGGCGGTCGCTGAAGTCGTACATCGTGCGCTGCTGGACGGCCTGGCCGGCGGCGTTGAGCGTCGTCGTGACCGAGTAGGCGACGATGTTGGGGAGCGCATAGCGGTAGACCTCGCGGCCCGAGCCGCCACCGGTGAGGTCGACGTAGCTGACGTTGGTGCCGCCCGAGTTGGCGACGATGAGCGTGTCGCCGAAGGTCCCGTCCGTCGCGCGCGGCCAGGCGGCGATGCCCCAGGGCTGCGAGCCGACGGCAACCGGCGAAAGGAACCGGCGGCCGGCGAGGTCGAAGACCTCGAGTTGGTTCAGTTGCAGGTTCGTGAGGTAGAGACGGTCGAGGTGTGGGACGTAGAGGCCGTCGGCGAGTTGGCCGCCCTGCGGGAGCGGGCTCGTCACGCCCGCGACGACGACGGCGGTGTCCGGGGCAGCGCTGTTGCTGCTGAGGGCCATCGTCGCGCGCTTGCCACCGCTGTTCGTCGCGAAGCCGCGCACGTAGACGCGGAGCGGGAGCGAGTCGGCGGTCGTGGTGAGGGTGTCGGGTCGGAGGCGGAGGGTAAAGCGGCGGGCGTCGTTGACGAGCGAGCCGTCGAGGACGACCGAGTCGACGCCGAAGCGGCGCGTCGTGTCGGCGCGCGAGAGGATTTCGTAGCCGATGACCTTGACGCCGGTGGGGTCGGAGGCGGAGACGCGGAGCGTATCGGCGACCTCGAGGCGGACCGGGAACGCGGCGGTGGCGACGGGGGCGACGCTGCTCGTCGCCACCGTCTGGACGGCGTACTGGACGGGGGCGCCGTTGGCCACTCGACCCGCGCCGTCAACGACGAACGGCTGCACGGTGAGCACGCCGGCCGGTGCGTTGGCCGGGACGGCGAGCGTGTCGGTGACGACGACCGAGTCGGCGAGCGCGCTGCCCGCGTAGATGACCGAGTCGGCGGTCGTGAACGGGCCGGAGGTGCGGTAGCCGACCGCGCGGACCCTCATCGGCGAGGCGGCGACGAGGGTGAGCGCGCCCTTCTTGCCGACGACGAAGAGGGAGGCCGAGACCGGGGCGACGAGCGTGACCGCGGGGGGGCGCACGTTGCCCGCCGAGAGGCGGAGGGTGTCGCTGGCGGTCTCGTTGCCCGCGCCGTCGCGCGCGTGGGCGACGACGTAGATCGGCGTGCCGGCGGCGACGCTCGCGGGGACGGGGACGCGCATCGCCAGCGCGAAGCTCGTCGTCGCCGCGGCGGGTGTCGTGTCCCTGGTCATCTGCACGCCGCCGGTGACGTCGACGTGGACGTGCGCGAGGTCGAGGTTG
The Gemmatimonadetes bacterium T265 genome window above contains:
- the aroC gene encoding chorismate synthase, whose amino-acid sequence is MPHLRFTTAGESHGQALVALVEGVPAGLPLLAADVDAELARRQQGYGRGRRMQIERDHIEFLAGVRAGETTGAPIAMLVRNADWRNWDAIMDPAPRPEDADDAGRPALRARAVTRVRPGHADLVGLLKYDRTDARDILERASARETTARVAAGAVCKRLLAECGVRVASHLVHLGGLDAAAPATWPVDINAVADQSPLRTLDPDAEQAMIARVDEAKAAGDTLGGICEVVVQGLPVGLGAHVSWDRKLDGRLAQALMSIPAVKGVEIGLGFDAARHPGSAVHDSIVQQHATSGGNGTPRRASNRAGGLEGGITTGEPLVLRVAMKPISTLMRPLGTIDVRTGEPAAASVERSDVTAVPAVGVIAEAMTAFVLAQALLEKCGGDSLGELRRNLDGYLAHVATRVPAVSAAPVAPERTPVDA